CGACTGGAGCGACCCCACCACGTGGTCGACCGGCGCGGTCCCGACGGCCGGCGACGATGTGGTCATCGCCGACTCCACCGTCACCATCGACATCGCCGACGCCGAGGCTAACAACGTCACCGTCAGCGGCGAGGGCTGGCTCCGGACCGGCCGGGGCGTCCCGGGCACGGACGAGAAGGGCCTGACCGTCTACGGCGACCTCACCATCGACGGCCCCGACGCCGAGCTCCGCCCGCTCTCCAACGTGGACGAGAGCGACGTCGGCCTCGGCGAGATCTACCACCGCCTGACCGTCCACGGCGACATCGACAACTCCACGGGCGGCACGTTCGACATGCGCCGTGGCTCGACCTCGTCGACGCCCGCCGACGCCTCGTTCATCGACCTCATCTTCGACGGCAGCGAGGACGCCACGCTCCACCTGGGCGACTACGACAACGACGACAACCAGCTCTTCCGCGTCACGATCGCCAAGGACGACGGGGCGACAGTCACGATGCTCAACGACGCGACCGTCGACAACAACAGCCGGGCCACCTTCACGCTCGAGAGCGGCTACCTCGACACCGGGGACTTCCGGTTCACGCTCATCTCGAACAACAGCTCCGTCGTGGTCGGCGGCTCGCCGGCCTCGTACGTCCTCGGCGAGTTCGCGCGCGGGCTCCCGAAGGGGACCGCCGACAGCCAGACCAGCCGGGAGTTCCCGCTTGGCGACGAGACCGGGTACCGGCCCGCGACGGTCTACGTCACCGACCGCCCCTCTGACGACCAGTTCATGGGTGTCCGCCTTGTGAGCGAGGCGCCCGACGGCGCGCTGGAGGGCGGGCTCATGGAGCTCTCGCCGAACCGGTACTACGCCTTCGAGTGGTACTTCTTCGACTCGGCCGACCCGATCTCCCTCGACCGCGTCGAGGTCAGCTACGGCACCGGCGACGGCGTGCCGGAAGGGAGCGAGAGCTTCGTCGTGGCGAGCTCCACCGACGGGGGCGCGACGTGGACGAACGCGGGCGGCTTCGACGCGGACGGGACGACCCCGCACGTCACGACGCTGGCCGCGCCGCCGACGCCGATCGGCTCGGGCGAGCTGACGGGCTGGGACTTCGACTTCGAGGTCGTCGGGACGGACGTCGTCGGCGACGTGCACTACGCGGCGGTGGGGACGACCGACTCGTTCGGGACCGCCATCACCCGGGGCCCCGAGGCGGACGCCCTCCAGTTCGCGGCCTCCCCGAACCCGACCTCGGGCTTGGCGGCGCTCTCGTTCACGCTCGGGACCGCGGCCGACGTCGCCGTTGAGGTGTTCGACGTGCTCGGCCGCCGCGTTGCGACGCTCGCCGACGGTCCCCGTCCGGCGGGCGCGCACGAGGTGGCGTGGGACGCCCGCGCCCTCGCGTCGGGGGTCTACCACGTGCGGCTCCGGGCCGGTGACGTCGTCGTCGCCCGGACCGTGACGCTCGCACGCTGACGTACCGATCGCGGCCAACGGCGCCCTTCCCCCGGTGTGTAGCAGGCCAGGGGAGGGGCGCCGTGCCGTTCGAGACCCATGTCTACCCACCCCGTCCGAACCCCCTCCGCTGGCACCCGCGCCGACGTCGTCCGCTGGATCGAGCGCGACCGGGCCGTCGCCGTCGTCCGCACGGACGCGCCCGAGAAGCTGGTCCGCATCGCCGACGCGCTCCGCGAGGGCGGCGTCGTCTGCGTCGAGGTCACGATGACCGTGCCGAACGCAATCGACGGCATCCGCGCGGTGTGCGACGCATTGGGCGACGGCGTCCTCGTCGGGGCCGGGTCCGTGACCGACGCCGAGACGGCCCGCGCCGCCGTCGAAGCCGGCGCCCGCTACGTCGTCAGTCCCGTGTTCAAGCGCGAGGTGATCGAGGCCGCGCACGCCCTCGACGCCGCCGCGATGCCCGGCTGCTTTACGCCGACCGAGATCCTCACGGCCCACGAGGCCGGCGCCGACGTGGCCAAGGTGTTCCCGGCCGGGAGCCTCGGGCCCGGCTTCATCCAGGGCGTCCTGGCCCCGATGCCCCACCTCAAGCTGATGCCGACCGGCGGCGTCTCGCTCGACAACGCGGCCCAGTGGCTCCGCGCGGGCGCCGTCGCCGTCGGCGCCGGCTCGGCCCTCGTCGACCCGGCCGCCATCGCCGCCGGCGACTGGGCCCAGCTCACGGCCAACGCCCGCCGCCTCCGCGCCGCCGTCGACGCTGCATAAGCCGCCGAGGCCTGCCTCTGCGCCCATCGACGCGGCCTGTTTTCCATGGGACCTAACCCTCGACCTCAATGGGACTCCCTTCGAATCCGCTCGCCCCCTTCCTAGCAGAGGGCACGTTCCTCCGTGCCAACGACCTTCCCGAGGCTGCCCGCGCCGTCCGTGAAGCGGCCGGGCTCTCCTCAGCCGAGGCCGGTCAAGAAGTGGGAGTCGAGCCTGTCGACGTGGAGAGGGCAGAGCGGCGGTCGTTCACGGGGGTGAGCCTCCGGAAGCGGCTGGTCGAATCTCTCGGCGGTTGCACCCTCGATGGCCCCTACTACCGAATCCGAGAGTCGATCTAACTCATCCCCCGCACACCCACCATGTCTACCGTCGTCACCTTCGGCGAGATCATGCTCCGGCTCTCGACGCCGGGGTTCACCCGCTTCGCCCAGGCCCAGAGCTTCGACGCCACGTTCGGCGGCGGCGAGGCCAACGTCGCCGTGTCGCTGGCCCACTTCGGCCACGACGCCCGGTTCGTCTGCAAGCTGCCAGCCCACGAGATCGGGCAGGCCGCCGTCAACCGGCTCCGCCAGTACGGCGTCGACACGCGGTTCGTGGTGCGGGGCGGCGAGCGCGTGGGGATCTACTTCCTCGAGACGGGCGCCAGCCAGCGTCCGTCGAAAGTGATCTACGACCGGGCCCACTCGGCCGTGAGCGAGATGGACCCCGACGAGGTCGACTGGGACGCCGCGTTCGCCACCGAGTCCGGCGGCGCCGACTGGTTCCACTGGACCGGGATCACGCCCGCGCTCGGGCCGAAGCCGAAGGCCGCCGTCGAGCGCGCCTGCCGCGCCGCGAAGGCCGCCGGGGCGACCGTCTCGTGCGACCTCAACTTCCGCTCGAAGCTGTGGACGACCGAGGAGGCCCAGGCGACGATGCGCCCGCTCATGGAGTTCGTCGACGTCTGCATCGCGAACGAGGAGGACGCCGACCGCTCGCTCGGCGTGACGACCGAGGGGTCGGGCGCCGAGGCCGCGGCCGCAGCCGAGCTCGACGAGGCCGGCTACGCCCGGCTGGCCGAGCGCCTCCGCGACGACTTCGGGTTCGACGCCGTCGCCATCACGCTCCGCGAGTCGCACTCGGCCAGCGACAACGGGTGGAGCGCGATGCTCCTCGGCGGGGCCGGCTCGGCTCGGCCCGTCGCCGAGGCGGTCCGGAGCCGGGTCTACGACGTCCGCCTCGTGGACCGCGTGGGGGGGGGCGACAGCTTCGCCGCCGGCCTCATCCACGGGCTCCTGACCAAGGACAGCGCGGAGGACGCGCTCGGCTTCGCCGTGGCCGCGAGCGCGCTGAAGCAGACAATCCCCGGCGACCTCAACCTGACCTCGGCCCGCGAGGTCGAGGCCCTGGCCCACGGCTCCGGCTCCGGCCGCGTCGAGCGATAAACGGCCGTTTCCTGGCCGGCGTAGCAGGTCGTCAGCGATCGGCCTCGCCGACGCCATCGCCCGTTCGAAAACCCGTCCAGGAATCTGCGTCTGGGTTTGCCCCGACCGGGGTGTCCGGACACCTCGGCCGGAGACGGAGGCCGCGTGAGAGCCCTCTGACACCACGGGTGGCGTAGGGCACGTCCGTCTATGGCCGCCGCCTCTCCTCCGCCGTGTCCGTCCCCCGCCGCCTCGTCGCCCTCGTCGACTGCTCCGCGTTCTACGTCTCGTGCGAGCGGGTCTTCAACCCGTCCTTGGAAGGCGTCTCCGTCGCCGTGCTCAGCAACAACGACGGGTGCGTCATCGCCCGGAGCCAGGAGGTGAAGGACGCCGGGGTCCGGATGGGCGAGCCGTTCTTCAATTGCCGCCGCGAGCTCCGGGAGATGGGCGCCCGGGTCTACAGCTCGAACTATACCCTGTACGGGGGCATGAGCCGGCGGGTCATGGACACGCTCCTCTCCGTCTCGCCCCAGTCGTCCCGTACTCGATCGACGAGGCGTTCGTCCACCTCCCCACCGGCGGCCGGACCGGCGACGCGTCGCGAGCACGCTGAGGCCACGGCCCGCGAGATCCGCCGACGCGTGCTCCGGTGGACCGGGATCCCCGTCCGTGTGAGCGTGGCCGAGACGAAGACGCTCGCGAAGGCGGCTTCGAAGTACGCCCGGACCCTTCTGAA
This sequence is a window from Rubrivirga marina. Protein-coding genes within it:
- a CDS encoding sugar kinase — translated: MSTVVTFGEIMLRLSTPGFTRFAQAQSFDATFGGGEANVAVSLAHFGHDARFVCKLPAHEIGQAAVNRLRQYGVDTRFVVRGGERVGIYFLETGASQRPSKVIYDRAHSAVSEMDPDEVDWDAAFATESGGADWFHWTGITPALGPKPKAAVERACRAAKAAGATVSCDLNFRSKLWTTEEAQATMRPLMEFVDVCIANEEDADRSLGVTTEGSGAEAAAAAELDEAGYARLAERLRDDFGFDAVAITLRESHSASDNGWSAMLLGGAGSARPVAEAVRSRVYDVRLVDRVGGGDSFAAGLIHGLLTKDSAEDALGFAVAASALKQTIPGDLNLTSAREVEALAHGSGSGRVER
- a CDS encoding bifunctional 4-hydroxy-2-oxoglutarate aldolase/2-dehydro-3-deoxy-phosphogluconate aldolase — translated: MSTHPVRTPSAGTRADVVRWIERDRAVAVVRTDAPEKLVRIADALREGGVVCVEVTMTVPNAIDGIRAVCDALGDGVLVGAGSVTDAETARAAVEAGARYVVSPVFKREVIEAAHALDAAAMPGCFTPTEILTAHEAGADVAKVFPAGSLGPGFIQGVLAPMPHLKLMPTGGVSLDNAAQWLRAGAVAVGAGSALVDPAAIAAGDWAQLTANARRLRAAVDAA
- a CDS encoding T9SS type A sorting domain-containing protein, which translates into the protein MRHFYTIVALAGLALGAGGASAQITVASSGDWSDPTTWSTGAVPTAGDDVVIADSTVTIDIADAEANNVTVSGEGWLRTGRGVPGTDEKGLTVYGDLTIDGPDAELRPLSNVDESDVGLGEIYHRLTVHGDIDNSTGGTFDMRRGSTSSTPADASFIDLIFDGSEDATLHLGDYDNDDNQLFRVTIAKDDGATVTMLNDATVDNNSRATFTLESGYLDTGDFRFTLISNNSSVVVGGSPASYVLGEFARGLPKGTADSQTSREFPLGDETGYRPATVYVTDRPSDDQFMGVRLVSEAPDGALEGGLMELSPNRYYAFEWYFFDSADPISLDRVEVSYGTGDGVPEGSESFVVASSTDGGATWTNAGGFDADGTTPHVTTLAAPPTPIGSGELTGWDFDFEVVGTDVVGDVHYAAVGTTDSFGTAITRGPEADALQFAASPNPTSGLAALSFTLGTAADVAVEVFDVLGRRVATLADGPRPAGAHEVAWDARALASGVYHVRLRAGDVVVARTVTLAR